A window of the Bacteriovorax sp. PP10 genome harbors these coding sequences:
- a CDS encoding S8 family serine peptidase, whose translation MKKMLLGLSTLAMTTGLVAAEAPHVPGEIIVKFKAGQEKNFFKSRALSSLGIKGQREINLSYDKLSVLKVSDDKSLSSTLAALKNNPNIEFAEPNFIYSIDPIKANKDLVKKLQKSPFTDFLAATPDDPDFGKLWGMRNTGSNEPKGKAGVEGADINALKAWDITRGSRAVKIAVIDTGVDYTHPDLKANMWINSKEIPNNGIDDDGNGYIDDVYGYDFANNDSDPMDGNGHGTHCSGTIGAVHNNQTGVSGVMADVSIMAVKFLGDDGSGSLEAAIKAIDYATMMDVDLMSNSWGGGGRSEALLEAIQRASDKGIIFTAAAGNSSSNNDATPSYPASYQTPNMVAVAALTAQNGLASFSSYGKTSVHIAAPGHNILSTVNGGKYDVYSGTSMATPHVSGVLGLLLAKEGRMPHEVMRERLTMTGVPVTALRGKTTTASRIDAYNLLTNTRPERSGPKDNSWKSRSMVIESAHPYVDNANDSQTITVPGAKYIRVKFAKYELEQGYDYVRVADSAGNTVEKVTGTGTNYTTDYVEGDSLTINFVSDRSMSKWGYLIQEIEVQ comes from the coding sequence ATGAAGAAAATGCTATTAGGACTATCGACGCTTGCGATGACAACTGGTTTAGTTGCAGCAGAAGCACCACACGTTCCAGGCGAAATTATTGTTAAGTTCAAGGCCGGTCAGGAAAAGAACTTCTTTAAGAGTAGAGCACTTTCATCACTAGGTATTAAGGGGCAAAGAGAAATCAATCTTTCGTATGATAAGTTATCTGTACTAAAAGTGTCGGATGATAAATCATTATCTTCTACACTCGCAGCTCTAAAAAATAATCCGAATATTGAATTCGCTGAACCAAACTTCATTTATTCAATTGACCCGATTAAAGCAAACAAAGATTTAGTTAAAAAACTTCAAAAGTCTCCCTTCACAGATTTCCTGGCAGCAACGCCGGACGATCCTGATTTCGGAAAACTTTGGGGTATGAGAAATACAGGTTCAAACGAGCCAAAAGGAAAAGCGGGAGTAGAAGGGGCAGATATCAATGCACTTAAGGCATGGGATATCACTCGCGGATCACGCGCTGTAAAAATCGCGGTTATCGATACAGGTGTTGATTACACTCACCCTGATTTAAAAGCTAACATGTGGATTAACTCAAAAGAAATTCCAAATAACGGAATCGATGATGACGGTAACGGATACATTGATGACGTTTACGGATACGACTTCGCAAATAACGATTCAGACCCAATGGACGGAAACGGACACGGGACTCACTGTTCTGGAACAATCGGTGCTGTTCATAACAACCAAACAGGTGTTTCAGGTGTAATGGCAGACGTATCTATCATGGCCGTAAAATTCTTAGGTGATGATGGTTCAGGATCTTTAGAAGCAGCTATTAAGGCCATCGACTACGCTACAATGATGGACGTTGATCTAATGTCAAACTCATGGGGTGGGGGCGGACGCTCAGAAGCACTTCTTGAAGCGATTCAAAGAGCATCTGATAAAGGGATCATTTTTACAGCAGCAGCAGGAAATAGTTCATCTAATAACGATGCAACTCCTTCTTACCCAGCTTCATACCAAACACCAAACATGGTAGCGGTTGCAGCTCTTACAGCACAAAACGGCCTAGCGTCTTTTTCTTCATACGGAAAAACGTCAGTTCATATCGCAGCTCCAGGACACAATATTCTTTCAACTGTTAACGGTGGAAAGTATGATGTGTACTCAGGTACTTCAATGGCAACTCCACACGTATCAGGGGTTCTTGGATTACTACTTGCTAAAGAAGGAAGAATGCCTCATGAAGTGATGAGAGAGCGTTTAACGATGACAGGTGTTCCGGTTACTGCTCTTAGAGGTAAAACAACAACTGCTTCAAGAATCGACGCTTACAATCTTTTAACGAACACACGTCCAGAGCGTTCAGGTCCAAAAGACAATTCATGGAAGTCTCGTTCAATGGTTATTGAGTCAGCTCACCCATACGTAGACAATGCTAATGACTCTCAGACAATCACAGTTCCAGGTGCTAAATACATCAGAGTAAAATTTGCTAAGTATGAACTTGAGCAAGGATACGATTATGTAAGAGTGGCGGATTCAGCTGGTAACACTGTTGAAAAAGTTACTGGTACAGGAACAAACTATACGACTGATTATGTTGAAGGGGATTCTCTGACAATTAACTTCGTATCAGATCGTTCAATGTCAAAATGGGGATATTTAATTCAAGAAATTGAAGTTCAATAG
- a CDS encoding sensor histidine kinase, whose translation MIKHNNYNRSSIFAGVLINLAVSIVFIVFIILGYKSTTENAAIQDDTFRTHFQSRLILKVINGLNHSRADILLGLINKNQINITEAEDNVLGAQSNYHMLLSEQELNHGRISSQFKSSFAEIRDLYDKVFTDESNYLKSPDILKTIITKTTILVDKMHDEESTLWVDEALKLHNFSKVKERNKHIFYGLTVSFIFIQGMFIYFTILRYRMNKQINLQHERLVLQTRLSTLGMMSAELAHEINSPLMVLDGRLKILQNDLITSSHATEKMLKNVEIIKRSSHRIQGIIKSFKTLSKSGEKDPFEPIELGVIFEEVEDLVMPKLSDEHIELIISDVNSDYWIEARRIQIVQVLTNLINNSMDAVKRLDDPWIRLETKIRGDHIIIYVTDSGPGISTEHDVDIFEPFYSTKGSSEGTGLGLSISKKIMKEHAGDLVYNPDYPNTQFILTFKYKKARS comes from the coding sequence ATGATCAAACATAATAACTATAACCGCAGCTCTATCTTTGCTGGGGTACTCATTAATCTTGCTGTCTCGATAGTTTTTATCGTCTTCATTATCTTGGGGTATAAAAGCACGACTGAAAATGCGGCCATCCAGGATGACACTTTCAGAACTCACTTTCAATCTCGTCTTATTTTGAAAGTCATCAATGGCCTCAACCACTCAAGGGCCGACATCCTACTAGGTTTAATAAATAAAAATCAGATCAACATCACTGAAGCTGAAGACAATGTTCTTGGGGCCCAGTCGAATTATCATATGCTGCTTTCTGAGCAGGAACTCAATCACGGAAGAATTTCTTCCCAGTTCAAATCAAGCTTTGCTGAAATCAGAGACCTTTATGACAAGGTTTTTACAGATGAGAGCAATTACTTAAAGTCGCCCGACATTCTAAAAACAATCATCACGAAGACCACAATCTTAGTTGATAAAATGCACGATGAAGAAAGCACACTCTGGGTTGATGAGGCCTTAAAACTTCACAATTTCTCAAAAGTTAAAGAGCGCAATAAGCATATATTTTACGGACTGACTGTTTCATTTATTTTCATCCAGGGTATGTTTATTTATTTTACGATTTTAAGATACCGTATGAATAAGCAAATTAATCTTCAGCATGAAAGGCTTGTTTTACAAACCAGGCTTTCGACTCTAGGGATGATGAGTGCGGAACTTGCTCACGAAATTAACTCTCCACTCATGGTTCTTGATGGCCGCCTAAAAATTCTACAGAACGATTTAATTACCAGCTCTCATGCGACAGAGAAAATGCTTAAAAATGTCGAGATCATTAAGCGCAGCTCACACCGTATTCAAGGGATCATCAAAAGTTTTAAAACCCTATCTAAGAGCGGCGAAAAAGATCCCTTTGAGCCCATTGAGTTAGGTGTGATCTTCGAAGAAGTTGAAGACCTGGTCATGCCAAAGTTATCTGATGAACATATTGAGTTGATCATTAGTGATGTCAATTCTGACTATTGGATTGAAGCACGCAGGATTCAAATCGTTCAGGTGCTTACCAACTTGATTAACAATTCAATGGACGCTGTTAAACGTTTGGATGACCCGTGGATCAGACTTGAAACAAAAATCAGAGGCGATCATATTATTATTTATGTCACTGATAGCGGGCCTGGAATTTCAACTGAACACGATGTAGATATCTTTGAGCCATTTTATTCAACGAAAGGATCAAGTGAAGGAACAGGTTTAGGACTAAGCATCTCTAAAAAAATCATGAAAGAGCACGCTGGAGATCTGGTTTATAATCCTGACTATCCCAACACTCAATTTATTTTGACCTTCAAATATAAAAAGGCCCGCTCATAA